In the genome of Rhodoplanes sp. Z2-YC6860, one region contains:
- a CDS encoding TetR/AcrR family transcriptional regulator, whose product MPTVHSPRVSAKVAPILAAASRLFVERGFEAVSMDAIAAEAGVSKATLYAHFQNKEALFLRILTDHVTEFSRRFDIPERFDPGADDAQEILLRFGRSFAGAFRDDGEGFALMRMFMSEMHRLPGAARVLHENGPVRTRNQLARLLASMTDAGALAISDFEMAADQLTSLLIGHDPMDRAVGLPPPPPAFVEARIRSAVGLFMRGYAAAGRKGRGQ is encoded by the coding sequence CCGCGTCAGCGCCAAAGTCGCCCCGATTCTCGCGGCCGCCAGCCGGCTTTTCGTCGAGCGCGGGTTCGAGGCGGTCTCGATGGATGCCATCGCGGCGGAAGCCGGCGTCTCCAAGGCGACCCTGTACGCGCACTTCCAGAACAAGGAGGCCCTGTTCCTGCGCATCCTCACGGATCACGTCACGGAATTCTCGCGCAGGTTCGACATTCCCGAGCGTTTCGACCCCGGAGCGGACGACGCCCAGGAAATCCTCCTGCGCTTCGGCCGCAGCTTCGCCGGCGCGTTTCGCGACGACGGGGAAGGCTTCGCGCTGATGCGGATGTTCATGTCCGAGATGCACCGGCTGCCGGGCGCGGCCCGTGTGCTTCACGAGAACGGCCCGGTGCGCACCCGAAACCAGCTGGCGCGGCTGCTGGCGTCGATGACGGATGCCGGCGCGCTCGCGATCTCCGATTTCGAGATGGCTGCGGATCAGCTGACGTCGCTGCTCATCGGCCACGATCCGATGGACCGCGCCGTGGGCTTGCCGCCGCCGCCTCCCGCCTTCGTCGAAGCCCGCATCCGGTCCGCCGTCGGTCTTTTCATGCGCGGCTATGCTGCCGCCGGCAGGAAGGGGCGCGGCCAGTGA
- a CDS encoding efflux RND transporter periplasmic adaptor subunit, translated as MKLRTILIALALAAVGAAGAWRLQVSAAADPLTGVLVSPVVSGDVVHAVQATGTLRPVRLVAVGSQVSGRIVSLPVKVGQRLKAGDLVASIDSLPQQNDLRTAEAALADMKAQRVQKQATLGYQKSVLAREEKLVVSAATSRDSFESAKANVAVTEGQIESLDAQIAQAQVKIDAAKVNLGYTRITSPIDGTVLLVAAQEGQTVNAVQSAPTVAVIGQVDSMTVRAEISEADVPSMKIGQKAVFSILGLPDRQWEARLESLDPAPDNLRSDSEIVSSSAQTASSSTSTSSTAVYYYGRFVVPNEDGLLRTYMTANVSVVLGEAKGVPTVPTAAVSKDADGQHIVEVVGADKAIVQRRIAVGLSDKVRYEVKSGLSIGDRVVVGRRSTNPSQQQSGPPSPL; from the coding sequence GTGAAGCTCCGCACCATCCTGATCGCTCTGGCGCTGGCCGCCGTCGGAGCCGCGGGCGCATGGCGTCTGCAGGTTTCCGCGGCAGCCGATCCGCTCACCGGCGTGCTGGTGTCGCCGGTCGTATCGGGCGACGTCGTTCATGCCGTGCAGGCGACCGGCACGCTTCGGCCAGTCCGGCTCGTGGCGGTGGGATCCCAGGTGTCCGGCCGGATCGTCTCGCTGCCGGTGAAAGTCGGCCAGCGGCTCAAAGCCGGCGATCTCGTCGCCTCCATCGACAGCCTGCCGCAGCAGAACGATCTGCGCACCGCGGAGGCGGCGCTGGCCGACATGAAGGCGCAGCGCGTCCAGAAGCAGGCCACGCTCGGCTACCAAAAGTCGGTCCTCGCCCGGGAGGAGAAGCTGGTCGTTTCGGCGGCGACCAGCCGGGATTCGTTCGAGTCGGCGAAGGCCAATGTCGCCGTGACCGAGGGGCAAATCGAGTCCCTCGATGCCCAGATCGCGCAGGCACAGGTCAAGATCGACGCCGCCAAGGTCAACCTCGGATACACGCGCATCACTTCGCCCATCGATGGCACTGTGCTGCTTGTTGCGGCCCAGGAGGGCCAGACCGTCAACGCGGTCCAGTCCGCTCCCACGGTCGCGGTCATCGGTCAGGTCGACAGCATGACGGTGCGCGCGGAAATATCGGAAGCCGACGTTCCGAGCATGAAGATCGGCCAGAAGGCCGTCTTCTCCATTCTGGGACTGCCGGACCGGCAATGGGAGGCGCGGCTGGAAAGCCTCGACCCGGCGCCGGACAATCTCCGCTCCGATTCCGAGATCGTCAGTTCTTCGGCGCAAACGGCCTCGTCGTCGACCTCCACCTCGTCCACGGCGGTCTACTACTACGGCCGCTTCGTCGTCCCGAACGAAGACGGCCTGCTGCGCACCTACATGACCGCCAACGTGTCGGTGGTGCTCGGGGAAGCGAAGGGCGTGCCGACCGTTCCGACCGCGGCGGTTTCGAAGGACGCTGACGGGCAGCACATCGTCGAGGTGGTCGGCGCCGACAAGGCGATCGTCCAACGTAGGATCGCCGTGGGCCTGAGCGACAAGGTCCGCTACGAGGTCAAGTCCGGTCTGTCCATCGGCGACCGGGTGGTCGTCGGCCGCCGCTCGACCAATCCGTCCCAGCAGCAGTCTGGCCCTCCGAGCCCGCTGTGA